The genomic stretch CCCGGCGATCAGGACACTGCCGATCGTGACGAGCAGTGGACCGATGAGCAGCATCGCAGCGATCAGGAGCACGAGCGGTGCTCGCCCTCGCTTCGGCGCGGCAGGGCTTCCCGCTCCCGTCGGTTTCATCATCGTTGCTCCTCGTGACGGCACATCAGACGACGTCCTGTTCCCGGCTCGGGCCACAGGCGCCGGAAGCGTCGCGGCAGGGCTTCAGCTCGGGGCCACGACATGGACCGAGCTTCGCAGATCCACCGATCACCCGTCGGGTGCAGGCCCGGAATGTAACGACGAGGTAACAACCACAACGATCACCAAACGGTTGCGCCGGGTGCCCCGAATCACTGTCACAAGCCGGGAAACACCCGCAAGCGCTCACCAGCAGCTCACCGCTGGTTCTCCACCCCCACCGCCGGGGTGTGTTCGGCGCGCTGTCACCAACCGCGCCGAGCGCGTTCAAGCAAAGGAATGAAGACATGCGCAAGTCCCTGAAGAACACGATCACCCTCGCCACCGCCGGCGCGATCGTCCTGGGCGGTGCCGGCTTCGGCATCACCGCCGCCAACGCCTCCACCCCGACCGTGCACACCGTCTCCTCCAGCTCCGCGTCGAAGATCCCCGCACCGGTCGCCTCGGTCCCCGAGGTCCTCGGCGGCAACACCTCCGTCGCCCTCGACAAGGGCTTCACCGACGCCCTCACCTCGCTGAAGCTGACCCCGGGTGTCTCCGGCAACGCCAAGCTCGCCGACGGCGCCGTGTCGTTCCCGATCACCTCCGGCTCGGTCACGTACTGGAGCCCGGACGGCAAGTACCGCCCCTACGTGCAGGGCCTGCTGAACCACGACGACTCCGGCCTGACCCTCAAGGCCGGCGACACCACCGTCACCCTCGAGAACTTCGTCGTGAACCCGGGCTCCTCGAAGCTCTCCGGTGACGTCCTCGTCAACGGCAAGGTCGCCGTCGCCAACGCCTACCTCTTCTCCCTCCACGGCGGGACGCTGAAGCCGCTCCAGCTCGAGGGCGACAACGCGATCCTCACCGGCACCACCGTCCACATCTCCGACGACGCCGCGAAGCTGCTCAACAGCACCTTCAAGACCGACGCCGTCAAGGGCGGCCTGCTCGTCGGCACCGCCACCATCACCGCCCAGATCAAGTAACACCCGACGCGTCACCAGACGCACCACCACCACGAGAACGCCGCCCCGGCACACACCGGAGCGGCGTTCTCGCGTTCTCCCACCATGTGCCCGTGCGAGCGCGCCGACGTGACGGACACGTGTCGCGCCTCCAGGCCGGTCACCGGCAGGAACGGTCAGCGCACCTCCGTCGACTCCCGGCCGCCTACCCGAGCGGCTCGACGCCGTAGCTGGTGACCACCGCGCGGAGCTCCTCCAGGTACGTCTGCGCCTGCACGGTCAGCGGGACCGAGGCGTGGGCGATCCACCCGATCTCGATGCGTTCGTCGACGTCGAGCGGGATGGCGACGATCTCGGGGTCCAGGTCGTCGCTGATGAGCCCGGTGGAGATCGTGTACCCACCCAGGCCGATCATGAGGTTGAAGATCGTCGCCCGGTCCGAGACGCGGATCTCCCGCTTGCTCGACATCGTCGACAGGATCTCCTCCGCCAGGTAGAAGGAGTTGTTCGCACCCTGGTCGAAGGTCAGCCGGGGCAGGTCCGCCAGGTCGGCGAGGGTCGCGCGCTTCCGGGACGCGAGCGGGTTCCGCCGGGCGACGAAGATGTGCGGCTGGGCGACGAACAGCGGGGTGAAGACGACGCCGGCGTCCCGCATCAGCTTGCCGAGGACCTGTCGGTTGAAGTCGTTCCGGTAGAGGATGCCGACCTCGCTGCGCAGCGTGCGGACGTCCTCGATGATGTCCCAGGTGCGGGTCTCACGGAGCGAGAACTCGTACTCGTCCGCGGCCGCCGCCTCGACCATGCGGACGAAGGCCTCCACGGCGAACGAGTAGTGCTGCGCCGACACCCCGAGCAGCCGACGTGACGGCTGCCCGCCGACGTAGCGCTGCTCGAGCAGCGAGACCTGTTCGACGACCTGCCGGGCGTACCCGAGGAACTCGACCCCGTCGACGGTGAGCACGACCCCACGGGCCGAGCGGGTGAACAGGGGGCGGCCGATCCGCGTCTCGAGGTCCTTCATCGCCGCAGAAAGGGTCGGCTGGGCGACGTAGAGCAGGTCGGCCGCTGCACTGATCGACCCCTCGGTCGCGACCTCGATGAAGTAGCGGAGCTGCTGCAGGGTGATGTCGTTCGAGACCCGGGCCATAGGCGCAGGCTATACCGGCGCATAGCGTCTCGGTATTACCTGATGACCCGGGCCTCCCGTCATGCTCATGGGATGGCGAATGACCTGACCTTCAGCATCACGCGGACGCGGTTCGACGAGGACTACTCCCCCGCCGACAGCTCCCGGCTGACCACGAACTTCGCCAACCTGGCGCGCGGCGAGCACCGTCAGCAGAACCTCCGTGCTGCGCTGGCGATGATCGACGGGCGCGCGAACGACCTCGCCGGGGTCCATGACCGCTACCGCCTGGAACTCGACATCGTCTCCGCCGCACTGGCGTTCTCCGACGGTGGATCGGACGCCGAGTTTGCGCTGCTCGAGATGCTCGACGTCACGATCGTCGACCAGCACACCGGCGAGCGCCACCACGGCATCCTCGGCAACAACTTCTCGTCGTACCTGCGCGACTACGACTTCTCGGTGCTGCTGCCGTCATCGCCGGGCGTGCCGTCCGACTTCGGGGCGCTGCACGGGGCGCTCTTCCAGCGCTTCTTGGAGTCGTCCGCGTTCCACTCGGATTTCAGTGCCGAGCCCGTCGTCTGCATCAGCGTCTCGACGAGCCAGACCTACCGCCGGACCGGGTACGTCCACCCCGTCCTCGGCGCCGAGTACGAGCACGAGCACTCCTCGCTCACCGACGACTACTTCGGTCGGATGGGCATGCAGGTCCGGTACTTCCAGCCCGCCGGAGCGTCGGCCCCGCTCGCGTTCTACACGCGCGGCGACCTGACCGGCGACTACACGGACCTCCAGCTCATCGGCACGATCGCCACCATGGAGACGTTCCAGAAGATCTACCGCCCGGAGATCTACGCCGCGAACACCCCGGCGGGCAGCGTCTACAAGCCGACCCTCGACCACACCGACTTCACGCCCACTCCGGTCACCTACGACCGTGAGGAGCGCAGCCACCTCGGGATCACCCAGGGCCGGTGG from Curtobacterium sp. MCLR17_032 encodes the following:
- a CDS encoding LysR family transcriptional regulator, whose translation is MARVSNDITLQQLRYFIEVATEGSISAAADLLYVAQPTLSAAMKDLETRIGRPLFTRSARGVVLTVDGVEFLGYARQVVEQVSLLEQRYVGGQPSRRLLGVSAQHYSFAVEAFVRMVEAAAADEYEFSLRETRTWDIIEDVRTLRSEVGILYRNDFNRQVLGKLMRDAGVVFTPLFVAQPHIFVARRNPLASRKRATLADLADLPRLTFDQGANNSFYLAEEILSTMSSKREIRVSDRATIFNLMIGLGGYTISTGLISDDLDPEIVAIPLDVDERIEIGWIAHASVPLTVQAQTYLEELRAVVTSYGVEPLG
- a CDS encoding putative oxygenase MesX — translated: MANDLTFSITRTRFDEDYSPADSSRLTTNFANLARGEHRQQNLRAALAMIDGRANDLAGVHDRYRLELDIVSAALAFSDGGSDAEFALLEMLDVTIVDQHTGERHHGILGNNFSSYLRDYDFSVLLPSSPGVPSDFGALHGALFQRFLESSAFHSDFSAEPVVCISVSTSQTYRRTGYVHPVLGAEYEHEHSSLTDDYFGRMGMQVRYFQPAGASAPLAFYTRGDLTGDYTDLQLIGTIATMETFQKIYRPEIYAANTPAGSVYKPTLDHTDFTPTPVTYDREERSHLGITQGRWTEEHLVKPHHALLSRFAADSVPAR